The following proteins are co-located in the Rhodococcus opacus B4 genome:
- a CDS encoding enoyl-CoA hydratase-related protein has translation MTDYEDITYEVDGAAAVVTINRPARYNAFRGKTVEELIKAFRSAWADDAVQAIILTGAGEKAFCTGGDVKQRAETGDYGPTESGMFEIGNLHKLIRDVPKPVIAAVNGIAVGGGHVLHVLCDLTIASETAKFGQAGPRVGSFDAGFGSAFLARVVGEKRAREIWYLCRQYDAATAERWGLVNWVVPADRLLDEAKAVAAEIAEKSPTALRFLKQSFNADTDHQAGLSNLAMSALDLFTHSPEGLEGAAAFAEKRKPEFDKYVNA, from the coding sequence GTGACCGATTACGAAGACATCACCTACGAGGTCGACGGCGCTGCCGCGGTCGTCACGATCAACCGTCCGGCGCGCTACAACGCATTTCGCGGAAAGACCGTCGAGGAACTGATCAAGGCGTTCCGTTCGGCATGGGCCGACGACGCGGTGCAGGCGATCATTCTCACCGGGGCGGGGGAGAAAGCCTTCTGCACCGGCGGCGACGTGAAGCAGCGCGCCGAAACCGGCGACTACGGGCCCACCGAGAGCGGTATGTTCGAGATCGGCAATCTGCACAAGCTGATTCGCGACGTCCCCAAGCCCGTCATCGCGGCCGTGAACGGCATCGCTGTCGGCGGCGGCCACGTGCTGCACGTTCTCTGCGACCTCACCATCGCGTCCGAGACCGCGAAGTTCGGCCAGGCGGGACCGCGGGTGGGCTCGTTCGACGCCGGCTTCGGGTCGGCCTTCCTGGCGCGCGTCGTCGGTGAGAAGCGGGCCCGCGAGATCTGGTACCTCTGCCGTCAGTACGACGCGGCCACCGCCGAACGCTGGGGTCTGGTCAACTGGGTCGTCCCCGCAGACCGCCTGCTCGACGAGGCGAAGGCCGTCGCCGCCGAGATCGCCGAGAAGAGCCCCACCGCCCTGCGATTCCTGAAGCAGTCGTTCAACGCCGACACCGATCACCAGGCCGGCCTGAGCAACCTCGCGATGTCTGCGCTCGACCTGTTCACACATTCACCCGAGGGACTCGAGGGCGCGGCGGCATTCGCGGAGAAGCGCAAGCCCGAGTTCGACAAGTACGTGAACGCCTGA
- a CDS encoding acyl-CoA dehydrogenase family protein yields the protein MDLTLTEEQKEFRQLARDFLNKEVVPHRAEWDRGESVDTAIVPKLADIGFFGMTIPEEYGGLGGDYITYCLGMEELGRADSAVRGIVSVSMGLVGKVILSHGTEEQKHEWLPRIASGEALACFGLTEPDNGSDPGNLKTKAVRSGDEYVINGSKIFITNGTWAKLCLVFARTGGPGPKGVSAFLVPTDTPGFESREIHGKLGLRGQATAELSFTDVRVPASCLLGSEGQGFSIAMHSLDKGRVSVGAGCVGIIQGCLEAAVDYARERTQFDRPLASFQLVQDLIADMSVDTDAGRLLTWRAADLIERGEPFGTAASKAKYFCSEAAVRAANNAIQLFGGYGYVDEYPVAKYMRDARVMTLYEGTSQIQKLLIGRAETGISAFL from the coding sequence ATGGACCTGACACTGACCGAGGAGCAGAAGGAGTTCCGGCAGCTGGCCCGCGACTTCCTGAACAAGGAGGTCGTCCCGCACCGCGCCGAGTGGGACCGCGGCGAATCGGTGGACACCGCGATCGTCCCGAAACTCGCCGACATCGGCTTCTTCGGCATGACCATCCCGGAGGAGTACGGCGGGCTCGGGGGCGACTACATCACGTACTGCCTCGGCATGGAGGAACTCGGCCGGGCGGACTCGGCGGTCCGGGGCATCGTGTCGGTGTCGATGGGGCTGGTGGGAAAGGTGATCCTCTCGCACGGCACCGAGGAGCAGAAGCACGAGTGGCTGCCCCGCATCGCGTCCGGTGAGGCGCTCGCCTGTTTCGGGCTCACCGAGCCCGACAACGGTTCCGATCCCGGCAACCTGAAGACCAAGGCCGTGCGCAGCGGCGACGAGTACGTCATCAACGGCTCCAAGATCTTCATCACCAACGGCACATGGGCCAAGCTGTGCCTGGTGTTCGCGCGCACCGGAGGTCCGGGGCCCAAGGGTGTTTCGGCCTTCCTGGTCCCGACGGACACGCCCGGTTTCGAATCACGCGAGATCCACGGCAAGCTCGGGCTCCGCGGGCAGGCGACCGCCGAGTTGTCGTTCACCGACGTGCGGGTGCCGGCGAGTTGCCTCCTCGGATCGGAGGGGCAGGGCTTCTCGATCGCGATGCACTCGCTGGACAAGGGGCGCGTCTCGGTCGGCGCCGGATGCGTGGGGATCATCCAGGGCTGCCTCGAGGCGGCCGTCGACTACGCCCGCGAGCGCACGCAGTTCGACCGTCCGCTCGCGTCGTTCCAACTCGTGCAGGACCTGATCGCCGACATGTCCGTCGACACCGACGCCGGGCGGTTGCTCACCTGGCGGGCGGCCGACCTGATCGAGCGCGGGGAGCCGTTCGGGACGGCCGCGTCGAAGGCGAAGTACTTCTGCAGTGAGGCGGCGGTTCGTGCCGCCAACAACGCAATTCAGCTGTTCGGCGGGTACGGCTACGTCGACGAATACCCCGTCGCCAAGTACATGCGCGATGCGCGGGTCATGACGCTGTACGAGGGCACGAGCCAGATTCAGAAGTTGCTGATCGGCCGGGCCGAGACCGGGATCAGCGCCTTTCTGTAG
- a CDS encoding SDR family NAD(P)-dependent oxidoreductase, with product MSNNIAVVTGAGSGIGRAIALALAEQGDRVVVADLDLQAAEKTAAERPDRLFPMTVDVADRAQVDALRDRVTAEVGVANILVNAAGWDRTDQFLNATTEFAEKVVAINYLGPVHMCSAFLPGMVEAGTGGRVVNLASDAGRVGSAGESIYAGAKGGVIALSKSLAREMARHGINVNCVCPGPTDTPLFQAQAEKLKEALVKAIPFRRLARPEEVAAPVVFLASESASFITGQVISVSGGLTMAG from the coding sequence ATGAGTAACAACATCGCAGTGGTCACCGGCGCAGGATCCGGCATCGGCCGGGCCATCGCGCTCGCACTCGCCGAGCAGGGCGACCGGGTGGTCGTCGCCGACCTCGACCTGCAGGCCGCGGAGAAGACCGCGGCCGAGCGGCCCGACCGGCTCTTTCCGATGACCGTCGACGTCGCCGACCGGGCCCAGGTCGACGCCCTCCGCGACCGGGTGACGGCCGAGGTGGGGGTCGCGAACATCCTCGTCAACGCGGCGGGATGGGACCGCACCGACCAGTTCCTCAACGCCACCACCGAATTCGCCGAGAAGGTCGTCGCGATCAACTACCTCGGGCCCGTGCACATGTGCAGTGCCTTCCTCCCCGGCATGGTGGAGGCGGGTACCGGTGGGCGCGTCGTCAACCTCGCGAGCGATGCCGGCCGTGTCGGCAGCGCGGGGGAGAGCATCTATGCCGGTGCGAAGGGCGGCGTGATCGCGCTGTCGAAGTCGCTGGCGCGGGAGATGGCCCGGCACGGGATCAACGTCAACTGCGTCTGCCCCGGCCCGACCGACACGCCGCTGTTCCAGGCGCAGGCGGAGAAGCTGAAAGAGGCTCTGGTCAAGGCTATTCCGTTCCGTCGACTCGCCCGGCCGGAAGAGGTTGCGGCGCCGGTCGTGTTCCTCGCGTCCGAATCCGCATCGTTCATCACCGGCCAGGTGATCAGCGTCAGCGGTGGCCTCACCATGGCCGGCTGA
- a CDS encoding acyl-CoA dehydrogenase family protein, translated as MTIDYESEHQQFRDSVRSFVRERIVPHHEQWENESCLDPALFTEAGKQGLLGFPVPEEYGGPGVEDFRYHAIVVDEVNRAGAAAAGIAFSLQNDVVLPYLTDMTTPEQKARWLPGTVTGETILGIAMTEPGTGSDLTGIRTTAVRDGDHYVVNGGKTFISNGQNGTLFVVAVRTAPDKHKGLSLLVVESDTPGFSRGRNLEKIGLHAQDTSELTFTDMRVPVANLLGEEGQGFYQLVHNLPQERLSLSVGAVAAAEGVLEQTLAYVKERNAFGQPIAGFQNTQFVLAELATELDLARTYLDDCIRQHVRGEPTAARAARLKWWTTELQVRVADRCLQLHGGYGYMREYAVARAFVDARIQTIYGGTTEIMKTIVAKDLGI; from the coding sequence ATGACCATCGACTACGAATCCGAGCACCAGCAGTTCCGGGACAGTGTCCGCAGCTTCGTGCGCGAGCGGATCGTTCCGCACCACGAGCAGTGGGAGAACGAGAGCTGCCTCGACCCGGCGCTGTTCACCGAAGCCGGCAAACAGGGATTGCTCGGCTTCCCGGTTCCCGAGGAGTACGGCGGCCCCGGAGTCGAGGACTTCCGGTACCACGCGATCGTCGTCGACGAGGTCAACCGGGCGGGTGCCGCCGCCGCGGGTATCGCGTTCTCCCTCCAGAACGACGTGGTGCTGCCGTACCTGACGGACATGACGACGCCGGAGCAGAAGGCGCGGTGGCTGCCCGGAACCGTCACCGGGGAGACGATCCTCGGCATCGCGATGACGGAACCGGGCACCGGCAGCGACCTCACCGGCATTCGCACCACGGCGGTGCGCGACGGCGACCACTACGTGGTGAACGGCGGCAAGACGTTCATTTCCAACGGCCAGAACGGCACGCTCTTCGTCGTCGCCGTGCGCACGGCGCCCGACAAGCACAAGGGGTTGTCCCTGCTCGTCGTCGAGTCGGACACGCCGGGGTTCTCCCGCGGCCGCAACCTGGAGAAGATCGGGCTGCATGCCCAGGACACGAGCGAGCTGACGTTCACCGACATGCGCGTTCCGGTGGCGAACCTGCTCGGCGAGGAGGGGCAGGGTTTCTATCAACTCGTCCACAACCTGCCGCAGGAGCGGCTGTCCCTGTCCGTCGGCGCCGTCGCCGCCGCCGAAGGCGTGCTCGAACAGACCCTGGCGTACGTGAAGGAGCGCAACGCGTTCGGCCAGCCGATCGCGGGATTCCAGAACACGCAGTTCGTACTTGCGGAACTGGCCACGGAACTCGACCTGGCCCGTACCTACCTCGACGACTGCATCCGGCAGCACGTCCGCGGTGAGCCGACTGCGGCTCGTGCCGCGCGGCTCAAGTGGTGGACCACCGAACTGCAGGTCCGCGTCGCCGACCGGTGCCTGCAACTGCACGGCGGATACGGCTACATGCGCGAGTACGCGGTGGCACGCGCGTTCGTCGACGCGCGGATCCAGACCATCTACGGCGGCACCACCGAGATCATGAAGACGATCGTCGCGAAGGATCTCGGTATCTGA
- a CDS encoding acyl-CoA dehydrogenase — MTTHAQPRPFSAVDPLDIDSMYSDDELAVRDTVRKFCAEHVTPHVADWFEAGDLPGARELAKEFGKLGVLGMHLEGYGCGGSSAVHYGLACLELEACDSGIRSLVSVQGSLAMFSIWNNGSEEQKNQWLPGMAAGEIIGCFGLTEPDVGSDPASMSTRAKRDGSDWILNGRKMWITNGSIADVAVVWAATDDGIRGFIVPTDTPGFSAPLIKHKMSLRASVTSELVLDNVRLPESAMLPDARGVRAPLSSLSEARYGIVWGAMGAARSAWEAALQYSKDRAQFGRPIGGFQLTQAKLADMAVELHKGQLLSLHLGRLKDTAGLRPDQVSFGKLNNTREAIEICRTARTILGGNGISLEFPVIRHMVNLESVLTYEGTPEMHQLVLGQAFTGENAFRG; from the coding sequence ATGACCACCCATGCACAACCACGGCCGTTCAGTGCCGTCGACCCGCTCGACATCGACTCGATGTACTCGGACGACGAACTCGCTGTCCGCGACACCGTCCGGAAATTCTGCGCCGAACACGTCACCCCGCACGTCGCCGACTGGTTCGAGGCCGGGGATCTGCCCGGAGCCCGGGAACTGGCGAAGGAGTTCGGCAAGCTCGGGGTCCTCGGCATGCACCTCGAAGGCTACGGATGCGGCGGATCCTCGGCCGTCCACTACGGATTGGCGTGCCTCGAACTCGAGGCCTGCGACTCCGGCATCCGGTCCCTGGTCTCGGTGCAGGGCTCCCTGGCGATGTTCTCGATCTGGAACAACGGTTCGGAGGAGCAGAAGAACCAGTGGCTGCCCGGCATGGCGGCGGGCGAGATCATCGGCTGCTTCGGTCTCACCGAACCGGACGTGGGCTCCGACCCGGCCTCGATGTCGACCCGCGCCAAGCGGGACGGCTCGGACTGGATCCTCAACGGCCGCAAGATGTGGATCACCAACGGCAGCATCGCCGACGTCGCAGTGGTGTGGGCGGCCACCGACGACGGGATCCGCGGATTCATCGTCCCGACCGACACACCCGGCTTCAGTGCGCCCCTGATCAAGCACAAGATGTCGCTGCGCGCCTCGGTCACCAGCGAACTCGTGCTCGACAATGTGCGGTTGCCCGAATCGGCGATGCTCCCCGACGCACGCGGCGTACGCGCCCCGCTCAGCAGCCTGTCCGAGGCGCGCTACGGCATCGTGTGGGGCGCGATGGGAGCGGCGCGGTCCGCGTGGGAGGCTGCCCTGCAGTACTCGAAGGACCGCGCCCAGTTCGGGCGGCCCATCGGCGGATTCCAGCTCACCCAGGCAAAACTGGCCGACATGGCGGTGGAACTCCACAAGGGGCAGTTGCTGTCGCTGCACCTCGGCCGGCTCAAGGACACGGCCGGGCTGCGGCCGGACCAGGTCAGCTTCGGCAAACTCAACAACACCCGTGAGGCCATCGAGATCTGCCGCACGGCGCGCACCATCCTGGGCGGCAACGGAATCTCGTTGGAGTTCCCCGTCATCCGGCACATGGTGAACCTCGAATCGGTCCTGACCTACGAGGGGACCCCCGAAATGCACCAGCTGGTTCTCGGGCAGGCCTTCACCGGCGAGAACGCGTTCCGCGGATAG
- a CDS encoding class I adenylate-forming enzyme family protein, with product MTYAYDAHAYRQYFEHDFTYLNGFRRNTHRYADRLAMQSPSTGESWTYAELGDRVDRLATGLARAGVTPGGVVAYQLFNGPEFAQLYLAGQACGAVGSPMNFRLASGETAYILDANRPAVFVYDTEIGDMVRDALARSTHKPALVVAVGPGEPLPGDGFEVIRFDDLVAESASPPEVTRTVWDETTRLFTSGTTGMPKGVPLNSMIEIFSAHDVIMHFPLTAEDKTLNMTPWFHRGGLYCAGPNPTFYLGASLVPMRSFDAETTLDHVEEHGLTFLIGAPTNLAMLARAQEEKPRDLSTLKGIVTMGAPLEREAALHYQKVLNPRIFNGYGSTEGFWNTFLRPTDLPDMAGTAGRACIDDDVAVVKLFDDRLADAHETVARDGTEIGEVIVRSPKGANAYFDAPEQEKQKFRNGWLHIGDLATWDEKEFVTIVGRKDDMLLSGGENVHPVQIEEALNEHASVTDSLVVGVPDDKWGQVVVAYVVTTAPVPSADELDDFCRRHPMLSQFKRPRAYRFVESLPVSATGKKLHYKATDTARREFESGAFVVPGARGTQTLGS from the coding sequence ATGACGTACGCATACGATGCCCACGCCTATCGTCAGTACTTCGAGCACGACTTCACCTATTTGAACGGCTTCCGGCGCAACACGCACCGCTACGCCGATCGACTCGCGATGCAGTCCCCGTCGACCGGCGAGAGCTGGACGTACGCCGAACTCGGCGACCGGGTCGACCGGCTCGCCACCGGCCTCGCCCGCGCCGGCGTCACACCGGGCGGCGTCGTGGCCTACCAGTTGTTCAACGGCCCCGAGTTCGCCCAGCTGTACCTGGCCGGGCAGGCCTGCGGGGCAGTCGGATCGCCGATGAACTTCCGGCTCGCGTCCGGCGAGACGGCATACATTCTCGACGCGAACCGTCCCGCGGTGTTCGTCTACGACACCGAGATCGGCGACATGGTGCGGGATGCGCTGGCACGGTCGACGCACAAACCCGCCCTGGTCGTGGCCGTCGGTCCGGGAGAACCCCTGCCGGGAGACGGCTTCGAGGTGATCCGGTTCGACGACCTCGTCGCCGAGTCGGCGTCCCCACCGGAGGTGACGCGCACGGTGTGGGACGAGACCACCCGGCTGTTCACGTCGGGTACCACGGGCATGCCGAAGGGCGTCCCGCTCAACAGCATGATCGAGATCTTCAGCGCCCACGACGTGATCATGCATTTCCCGCTGACGGCGGAAGACAAGACGTTGAACATGACGCCGTGGTTCCACCGCGGCGGACTGTACTGCGCCGGACCGAATCCCACGTTCTATCTCGGCGCGTCGCTGGTGCCGATGCGCAGCTTCGACGCCGAGACCACCCTCGACCACGTCGAGGAGCACGGACTGACGTTCCTGATCGGCGCCCCGACCAACCTGGCGATGCTCGCTCGTGCCCAGGAGGAGAAGCCCCGCGATCTGTCCACCCTCAAAGGCATCGTCACGATGGGTGCGCCCCTCGAACGGGAGGCGGCACTGCACTACCAGAAGGTGCTGAATCCGCGCATCTTCAACGGCTACGGCAGCACGGAGGGTTTCTGGAACACCTTCCTGAGGCCCACCGATCTGCCCGACATGGCTGGGACCGCGGGGCGGGCCTGCATCGACGACGACGTCGCCGTGGTCAAGTTGTTCGACGACCGCCTCGCCGACGCGCACGAGACGGTCGCGAGGGACGGAACCGAGATCGGCGAGGTCATCGTCCGCTCCCCGAAGGGGGCCAACGCCTACTTCGATGCCCCGGAGCAGGAGAAGCAGAAGTTCCGGAACGGCTGGCTGCACATCGGCGATCTCGCCACCTGGGACGAGAAGGAGTTCGTGACCATTGTCGGACGCAAGGACGACATGCTCCTGTCCGGCGGCGAGAACGTTCACCCGGTGCAGATCGAGGAGGCGCTGAACGAGCACGCGTCGGTGACGGATTCGCTCGTCGTCGGTGTTCCGGACGACAAGTGGGGCCAGGTCGTCGTGGCGTACGTCGTCACAACCGCACCGGTCCCGTCCGCCGACGAACTGGACGACTTCTGTCGCAGGCACCCGATGCTGTCGCAGTTCAAGCGGCCCCGCGCCTACCGCTTCGTCGAATCGCTCCCCGTGTCGGCGACCGGAAAGAAGCTGCACTACAAGGCAACCGACACCGCGCGCAGGGAGTTCGAGAGCGGGGCGTTCGTCGTCCCCGGCGCCCGCGGAACCCAGACCCTCGGCTCGTAA
- a CDS encoding LacI family DNA-binding transcriptional regulator: MESNTSAQQQPRDNRSRVVTLREVAEAAGVSTSTVSRVLDDRVPPSRSATAERVRAVADQLGYRRNTFASSLRRGQTATIGVLVPRLSDTVMALMFEAIGRAAHRLGYFTVVATTGDDPTDEGEAARTLLARNVDGLIIASSRRDDPLPRQLRDQDVPHALVLRTDGISPSSVGDDEAGGYLATRHLIDLGHTDIAVLSGPLFTSTATGRLAGATKALDEAGITINPDWIIESGFGIESGEEAGRRLFASSTRPTAVFAANDNLALGVMAAAHQRSLSVGEDLALVGYNDIPLSQRLPVPLTSVRTPFDQIAATALDLMFAATPLGDPIRRALPTLIPRRSSGPHKASMHAPR, from the coding sequence ATGGAATCGAACACGAGCGCGCAGCAGCAACCGCGGGACAACAGAAGCCGGGTGGTCACGCTCCGGGAGGTCGCGGAGGCAGCCGGGGTCAGCACCTCGACGGTGAGCCGGGTGCTCGACGACCGGGTTCCACCGTCCCGGTCGGCTACCGCCGAGCGGGTGCGGGCGGTCGCCGACCAGCTCGGCTACCGGCGCAACACCTTCGCTTCCAGCCTCCGGCGCGGGCAGACCGCCACCATCGGTGTCCTCGTCCCGCGACTCAGCGACACCGTCATGGCCCTGATGTTCGAGGCGATCGGCCGAGCTGCGCATCGGCTCGGGTACTTCACCGTGGTCGCGACGACCGGCGACGACCCCACCGACGAAGGCGAAGCTGCGCGCACCCTCCTCGCCCGCAATGTCGACGGTCTGATCATCGCCTCCAGTCGACGCGACGACCCCCTCCCTCGTCAGCTGCGGGACCAGGATGTGCCGCACGCTCTGGTCCTGCGCACCGACGGCATCAGTCCCTCGTCGGTCGGCGACGACGAAGCCGGTGGCTACCTCGCGACCCGGCATCTGATCGACCTCGGACACACCGATATTGCGGTCCTGTCCGGCCCGTTGTTCACCTCCACCGCCACCGGCCGCCTCGCCGGTGCAACGAAGGCCCTCGACGAGGCCGGGATCACGATCAACCCGGACTGGATCATCGAGTCCGGCTTCGGGATCGAAAGCGGCGAGGAAGCCGGACGCCGCCTGTTCGCGTCCTCGACCCGACCGACGGCGGTCTTCGCCGCGAACGACAATTTGGCCCTCGGCGTGATGGCCGCCGCACACCAGCGATCGCTGTCGGTCGGCGAAGACTTGGCCCTGGTCGGCTACAACGACATCCCACTGTCGCAGCGACTTCCGGTTCCCCTGACCTCGGTCAGGACTCCGTTCGACCAGATCGCTGCCACCGCACTCGATTTGATGTTCGCCGCCACCCCGCTCGGCGATCCGATCCGGCGGGCCCTGCCCACGCTGATCCCGAGACGCTCGTCAGGACCGCACAAGGCCTCGATGCACGCTCCACGCTGA
- a CDS encoding TetR/AcrR family transcriptional regulator, producing MTTARPARKTGSPGRPGYDLDSLLAVAVKVFNDKGYDGTSMEVLAQRLGITKSSIYHHVSGKSELLELALSRALNALFAVTTEEKATSGRYIDRLEYLVRRSVEVLAAELPYVTLLLRVRGNTAVERRALARRREFDAFVSDLVVAAAEEGDLRPGIDPALTSRLVFGTVNSLIEWYRPRTGGTVADLADAVVELTFDGLRRA from the coding sequence ATGACTACGGCACGCCCCGCACGGAAGACCGGATCGCCCGGACGGCCCGGCTACGACCTCGACTCGCTGCTCGCTGTCGCCGTCAAGGTCTTCAACGACAAGGGCTACGACGGCACCAGCATGGAGGTGCTGGCCCAGCGCCTGGGAATCACGAAGTCGTCGATCTATCACCACGTGTCCGGGAAGTCGGAGCTCCTCGAACTTGCGCTCTCCCGCGCGCTCAACGCCCTCTTCGCCGTCACCACCGAGGAGAAGGCGACGAGCGGCCGCTACATCGACCGCCTCGAATACCTCGTCCGCCGCAGTGTCGAGGTACTCGCCGCCGAACTCCCCTACGTCACGCTCCTGCTGCGAGTCCGCGGCAACACCGCGGTGGAGCGTCGGGCCCTCGCCCGCCGCCGCGAGTTCGACGCCTTCGTCAGCGACCTCGTCGTCGCGGCGGCGGAAGAGGGCGACCTGCGGCCCGGAATCGATCCCGCACTCACCAGCCGGCTCGTGTTCGGCACGGTCAACTCGCTGATCGAGTGGTACCGCCCCCGCACCGGCGGGACGGTCGCCGACCTCGCCGACGCCGTCGTCGAGCTGACGTTCGACGGGCTGCGCCGCGCCTGA
- a CDS encoding pyridoxamine 5'-phosphate oxidase family protein, with the protein MPVTWSDDVDEVIRDDLTSGFAYITPAGGAVVAAVAPVGMRDREQGTVAFTTSLGFGRKLERIKAEPRVALAFHAREHGIGSGTNRRYVLVQGDATFDPSPDRDILDAIGERSVPYTGVPRRGAFWDRWLSAYYADRVLVTVTVTRVVAWPDLRMKGRAEVFGAPLPSVEAPPQEPPKKGTGPRVDATKTGERAGKLPHVLLAYREADGYPAVAPVHVNSASSDGVRLRVPVGVPQGGRRAGLLAHSYRAKLIGLESRQNTGWLEVTGSDALYAPHTESGFSAPPNKTIMLLANGFLARRGLAKARKEGRAQALGR; encoded by the coding sequence ATGCCGGTCACCTGGTCGGACGACGTCGACGAGGTCATCCGCGATGACCTCACCAGCGGGTTCGCGTACATCACACCCGCGGGAGGCGCGGTGGTGGCCGCCGTGGCACCCGTCGGCATGCGCGACCGCGAGCAGGGCACCGTCGCATTCACCACCTCGCTGGGTTTCGGCCGCAAGCTCGAGCGCATCAAGGCGGAACCCCGGGTGGCACTCGCCTTCCATGCCCGCGAGCACGGAATCGGCAGCGGCACCAACCGGCGCTATGTGCTCGTGCAAGGTGACGCGACGTTCGATCCCAGCCCCGACCGGGACATCCTCGACGCCATCGGCGAGCGCTCGGTCCCCTACACGGGAGTACCGCGGCGCGGCGCATTCTGGGACCGCTGGCTCAGCGCCTACTACGCCGACCGGGTTTTGGTGACGGTCACGGTGACACGGGTCGTCGCCTGGCCCGATCTGCGCATGAAAGGCAGGGCCGAGGTCTTCGGCGCCCCGCTCCCCAGCGTCGAGGCGCCGCCGCAGGAGCCACCGAAGAAGGGCACCGGCCCACGGGTGGACGCGACCAAGACCGGTGAGCGCGCGGGCAAGCTGCCGCACGTGCTGCTCGCCTACCGCGAGGCGGACGGTTATCCGGCCGTCGCGCCGGTCCACGTGAACTCGGCGAGCAGCGACGGCGTGCGCCTGAGGGTTCCCGTCGGAGTTCCGCAGGGCGGCCGTCGCGCCGGCCTACTCGCCCATTCCTACCGCGCCAAGCTCATCGGACTCGAGTCCCGTCAGAACACCGGCTGGCTCGAGGTGACGGGCTCCGATGCCCTGTACGCACCGCACACCGAGTCCGGCTTCTCTGCGCCGCCGAACAAGACGATCATGCTCCTGGCCAACGGATTCCTGGCCCGTCGCGGCCTCGCGAAGGCTCGGAAGGAAGGCCGGGCGCAGGCGCTGGGCCGCTGA
- a CDS encoding TetR/AcrR family transcriptional regulator, with amino-acid sequence MAKDTSALPLDEAVRAVRVSSRRRQVLDAAVTVMQRTGFHQMSMQALADEAQVSVGLIYKYFGGKEEILLATIVDILDAFRDQLEPAMDAAGADPVERLAAGFRRFVEIVDENLDAVVLTYRESRTLDQEGRERIKELEVATSKPLHDALEAAIASGLAGDLDVDLTTFDMMMLAHGWALKHWHFASRYTVDQYITAQTRFILRTVLSDRSAAEYRHLTG; translated from the coding sequence ATGGCGAAGGACACTTCCGCCCTTCCACTCGACGAGGCGGTCCGTGCCGTCCGCGTCAGCTCGCGTCGACGTCAGGTACTCGACGCCGCCGTCACGGTGATGCAGCGGACCGGGTTCCACCAGATGTCCATGCAGGCGCTCGCCGACGAGGCGCAGGTGAGCGTGGGGCTGATCTACAAGTACTTCGGCGGCAAGGAGGAGATTCTCCTCGCCACGATCGTCGACATCCTCGACGCCTTCCGCGATCAGCTCGAGCCCGCGATGGACGCCGCGGGAGCCGACCCCGTCGAGCGGCTGGCCGCCGGCTTCCGTCGGTTCGTCGAGATCGTCGACGAGAATCTGGACGCCGTCGTGCTGACGTACCGGGAGAGCCGGACCCTCGACCAGGAGGGGCGTGAGCGGATCAAGGAACTCGAGGTGGCGACGTCCAAGCCGCTGCACGACGCCCTCGAGGCGGCGATCGCCTCCGGTCTCGCCGGCGACCTCGACGTCGACCTGACGACGTTCGACATGATGATGCTCGCGCACGGGTGGGCGCTCAAGCACTGGCATTTCGCGTCCCGCTACACCGTCGATCAATACATCACGGCGCAAACACGATTCATTCTCCGCACCGTCCTGTCGGATCGGAGCGCCGCCGAGTACCGGCACCTGACCGGATGA